Proteins found in one Larimichthys crocea isolate SSNF chromosome I, L_crocea_2.0, whole genome shotgun sequence genomic segment:
- the insb gene encoding preproinsulin b isoform X2: MHCMLWVSSDPVQHLCGSHLVDALYFVCGERGFFYSQKHPHKRDLRDLLGFLSKRAKQYQWPWRARPGHDEPKVKRGIVEQCCHKPCSIHHLEGYCD; the protein is encoded by the exons ATGCACTGTATGTTGT GGGTGTCCTCAGACCCCGTCCAGCACCTGTGTGGCTCCCACCTGGTGGATGCCCTCTACTTTGTATGCGGAGAGCGGGGCTTTTTCTACAGTCAAAAACATCCTCACAAGAGGGACCTGAGAGATCTGCTTG GGTTCCTGTCTAAAAGAGCCAAACAGTACCAGTGGCCGTGGAGGGCTCGGCCTGGCCATGATGAGCCCAAAGTGAAGAGAGGCATCGTGGAGCAGTGCTGCCATAAGCCCTGCAGCATTCACCACCTGGAGGGCTACTGCGACTGA
- the insb gene encoding preproinsulin b isoform X1: MARVPLVAAMLLLLVLYSPGVSSDPVQHLCGSHLVDALYFVCGERGFFYSQKHPHKRDLRDLLGFLSKRAKQYQWPWRARPGHDEPKVKRGIVEQCCHKPCSIHHLEGYCD; encoded by the exons ATGGCCAGGGTACCATTGGTGGCAGCCATGCTCTTACTGCTGGTGCTCTACTCTCCAGGGGTGTCCTCAGACCCCGTCCAGCACCTGTGTGGCTCCCACCTGGTGGATGCCCTCTACTTTGTATGCGGAGAGCGGGGCTTTTTCTACAGTCAAAAACATCCTCACAAGAGGGACCTGAGAGATCTGCTTG GGTTCCTGTCTAAAAGAGCCAAACAGTACCAGTGGCCGTGGAGGGCTCGGCCTGGCCATGATGAGCCCAAAGTGAAGAGAGGCATCGTGGAGCAGTGCTGCCATAAGCCCTGCAGCATTCACCACCTGGAGGGCTACTGCGACTGA